A window from Salvelinus fontinalis isolate EN_2023a unplaced genomic scaffold, ASM2944872v1 scaffold_1753, whole genome shotgun sequence encodes these proteins:
- the LOC129849857 gene encoding uncharacterized protein DDB_G0279979-like isoform X2 gives MSSINYSTLVKEEAVCWTEKEALGLNIVVKEEKEEEDVTVKQKVEGEAVTLKEDEKDVSVKEEEDAFRVKEEKDVSVKEEEEEKEVDAVFGVKKEGEITVTLKDEEEEIGDLINTNNYCGTPNHGRM, from the exons atgagttcaATAAACTACTCCACTCTCGTTAAAGAAGAggcggtctgctggacggagaaagaagctcttgggctgaacattgtcgttaaagaggagaaggaagaagaggatgttacagtaaaacaaaaagtagagggtgaggctgttaccctgaaagaagacgagaaagacgtttcagtgaaagaagaggaagacgcgttcagagtgaaagaagagaaagacgtttcagtaaaagaagaggaggaagagaaagaggtggatgcagtttttggagtgaagaaggaaggggagattactgtcacattgaaagatgaagaggaggagataggagatctgattaacacca ACAActactgtgggactcccaatcacggccggatgtga